In Methanosarcina barkeri MS, a single window of DNA contains:
- a CDS encoding 50S ribosomal protein L18e — MGKKSLVKLTRKTNPRIVSLILTLKERANTNTAPIWKDIARRLEMPSRNYAAVNLSKINRHTAEDDVLLIPGKVLGAGLLDHPVTVAALTFSDSAVDKITEAGGKCLSLEEIMEANPKGSGIRIFR, encoded by the coding sequence TTGGGTAAAAAATCACTGGTAAAACTAACAAGAAAAACAAATCCAAGAATCGTTTCCCTGATTCTTACCCTGAAGGAGAGGGCAAATACAAACACTGCCCCCATCTGGAAGGATATCGCGAGACGTCTTGAGATGCCGTCCAGAAACTATGCGGCTGTGAATTTAAGTAAGATTAACAGGCACACAGCAGAGGACGATGTTCTGCTTATTCCGGGAAAAGTACTGGGCGCAGGTCTTCTTGACCACCCTGTAACTGTTGCGGCTTTAACCTTCAGTGACTCTGCAGTTGACAAGATCACTGAAGCCGGTGGCAAGTGCCTGAGTCTCGAAGAGATAATGGAAGCAAATCCAAAAGGGTCCGGTATCCGGATTTTCCGCTGA
- the fni gene encoding type 2 isopentenyl-diphosphate Delta-isomerase translates to MISTTSQRKIEHLKLCAESPVESRKVSAGFEDVTLIHRALPELDMDKLNLSIDFLGKRLQAPFLIASITGGHPGTTSVNAALAAAAEELGVGMGVGSQRAAIDDPSQEESFRVIREEAPNAFIYGNVGAAQIRQYGIDGLEKLIEMIDADALAIHLNFLQEAIQPEGDRDATGCLDMIKEICSVLSKPVIIKETGAGISREDAILLQKAGVSAIDVGGVGGTSWAGVEVYRARKSEDYASEHLGELFWDFGIPTVASIIESRVSLPIIATGGIRTGVDIAKSIALGASAASAALPFVGPALEGKEAVVRVLSRMLDEFRIAMFLCGCANIQDMRNAPVVVTGWTLEYLGQRGFNVKDYAVAGDSF, encoded by the coding sequence ATGATTAGCACGACCTCACAGCGAAAGATCGAACATCTGAAATTGTGTGCTGAAAGCCCGGTTGAATCCCGAAAAGTCAGTGCGGGCTTTGAGGATGTGACCTTGATCCACAGGGCGCTTCCGGAACTCGATATGGATAAATTGAACCTGTCTATAGACTTTCTTGGAAAACGCCTGCAAGCTCCTTTTCTGATCGCTTCGATTACTGGAGGTCACCCTGGCACTACTTCTGTAAATGCTGCACTTGCCGCTGCGGCTGAAGAGCTGGGTGTAGGAATGGGAGTTGGAAGCCAGAGAGCTGCAATTGATGACCCTTCCCAGGAAGAGTCTTTCAGGGTCATCAGGGAAGAAGCTCCGAATGCTTTTATATACGGAAATGTGGGCGCTGCTCAGATTCGCCAGTATGGAATTGATGGACTTGAAAAACTCATAGAAATGATCGACGCCGACGCCCTTGCCATTCACCTTAATTTCTTACAGGAAGCCATCCAGCCAGAAGGGGATAGGGATGCCACTGGCTGTCTTGACATGATAAAAGAAATCTGCTCCGTACTGAGCAAGCCAGTAATTATTAAAGAAACAGGAGCCGGGATCTCAAGGGAAGATGCAATTCTCCTCCAGAAAGCAGGCGTGTCTGCAATTGATGTAGGAGGTGTGGGAGGCACAAGTTGGGCAGGCGTTGAGGTATACCGAGCCAGAAAAAGTGAAGATTATGCCTCCGAACACCTTGGGGAACTTTTCTGGGACTTTGGAATTCCCACGGTTGCCAGCATTATAGAGTCTAGGGTTTCCCTTCCAATTATCGCAACCGGTGGAATCAGGACAGGGGTTGATATCGCAAAATCCATTGCTCTTGGAGCCAGTGCGGCAAGTGCAGCCCTGCCTTTTGTAGGTCCTGCTCTTGAAGGGAAAGAAGCGGTTGTCAGAGTCCTTTCTCGCATGCTGGATGAATTCAGGATTGCGATGTTTCTCTGCGGTTGTGCAAACATACAGGACATGCGTAACGCACCTGTGGTTGTTACTGGCTGGACTCTTGAATATTTGGGGCAGCGTG
- the rpsB gene encoding 30S ribosomal protein S2: MEEIEQTGQEENNKQPLPEENIVAEAKPAPEKEAAAKTGSVPVEAEEEEPPTKEGSTSLVSIDEYLAAGVHIGTQQKTQDMMRFVYRVRTDGLYVLDIQSTDERIRVAAKLLSHYDPSRILVVSSRQYGQHPARMFSRALGTRAMLGRFIPGLLTNPQIHGFFEPDVVIVTDPAGDAQVLKEASSIGVPVVALCDTNNLISNVDLVIPTNNKGRKALSLVYWLLAREVSRLNSTPFNYELTDFETPL; this comes from the coding sequence ATGGAGGAAATTGAGCAGACAGGGCAGGAGGAAAACAACAAACAGCCTTTGCCTGAAGAAAATATCGTGGCTGAAGCAAAACCTGCACCTGAAAAGGAAGCCGCAGCAAAAACCGGATCTGTGCCTGTAGAAGCAGAGGAAGAAGAACCTCCTACAAAAGAAGGTTCTACTTCTCTTGTTTCTATTGACGAATACCTGGCAGCAGGCGTTCACATAGGCACTCAGCAAAAGACCCAGGATATGATGCGTTTCGTATACAGGGTCAGAACTGATGGATTATATGTGCTTGACATCCAGTCAACAGATGAAAGAATAAGAGTTGCAGCAAAATTGCTGTCTCACTATGACCCTTCAAGGATCCTTGTGGTTTCTTCAAGGCAGTACGGTCAGCATCCTGCAAGGATGTTCTCCAGAGCATTAGGCACAAGAGCAATGCTCGGAAGGTTCATCCCAGGCTTACTTACAAACCCTCAGATCCATGGTTTCTTTGAGCCTGACGTTGTGATTGTAACCGACCCTGCAGGTGATGCCCAGGTACTAAAGGAAGCTTCAAGCATCGGAGTGCCTGTTGTAGCACTCTGTGATACTAACAACCTGATTTCCAATGTGGACCTTGTAATCCCCACAAACAACAAAGGTAGAAAAGCTCTTTCCCTTGTCTACTGGCTGCTTGCAAGGGAAGTCTCCCGGCTTAACAGTACTCCTTTCAATTACGAGTTGACTGACTTCGAAACACCTCTCTGA
- a CDS encoding DNA-directed RNA polymerase subunit K translates to MVKEKYTRFERARIIGARALQIAMGAPVLVEDDGRLDPLNLAIKELKAGVIPITVKRKTN, encoded by the coding sequence TTGGTCAAGGAAAAGTATACCCGGTTTGAGCGTGCACGGATCATAGGCGCAAGAGCATTGCAAATTGCAATGGGAGCTCCTGTCCTTGTTGAAGATGACGGGCGACTGGACCCTCTTAATCTTGCTATTAAAGAGTTGAAGGCCGGAGTTATTCCTATAACGGTCAAACGTAAAACCAATTAA
- a CDS encoding DNA-directed RNA polymerase subunit N, protein MIPVRCFSCGKVISNYWDEYKRRVSDGENAAAVLDDLGITRYCCRRMLLSHVELVDVLSPYQ, encoded by the coding sequence ATGATCCCAGTCCGATGTTTCTCATGTGGAAAAGTAATCTCAAACTATTGGGATGAGTACAAAAGACGTGTCAGTGATGGCGAAAACGCTGCTGCAGTGCTGGATGATCTTGGGATCACCCGCTACTGCTGTCGCAGAATGCTGTTAAGCCATGTTGAACTCGTTGATGTGCTTTCGCCGTACCAGTAA
- a CDS encoding isopentenyl phosphate kinase, producing MNVSTEPVILKLGGSVITDKAADQGVVREDALLRIAKEVSEYRGKMIIVHGAGSFGHTYAKKYGLGRVFDPEGAIVTHESVKKLASRVVDALNDYGVRAIAVHPMCCTVCRNGRIESMYLDNIRLMLENGLVPVLHGDVVMDLELKACVLSGDQIVPYLAKELKITRLGLGSAEDGVLDNNGKTVPEITPKTFEYFKRYIKGSGSTDVTGGMLGKVQELLELSKTSCITSYIFNARKEDNIYRFLNGESMGTTISPDKRV from the coding sequence ATGAATGTCTCAACCGAACCTGTTATCCTGAAACTTGGGGGCAGTGTCATTACTGACAAAGCTGCAGATCAAGGGGTTGTAAGAGAGGATGCCCTCCTGAGAATTGCAAAAGAAGTTTCCGAATACAGGGGAAAAATGATTATTGTACACGGTGCAGGTTCTTTTGGGCACACCTATGCTAAAAAATATGGGCTTGGCAGGGTTTTTGATCCTGAAGGAGCAATTGTAACACATGAGTCTGTCAAGAAACTTGCATCCAGAGTGGTAGATGCTTTAAATGATTACGGAGTCCGGGCTATAGCCGTACATCCTATGTGCTGTACGGTTTGCAGAAACGGGCGAATTGAGAGTATGTACCTTGATAACATAAGGCTCATGCTCGAAAATGGGCTTGTCCCGGTGCTGCACGGAGATGTTGTTATGGATCTTGAGCTCAAAGCGTGTGTGCTCTCAGGAGACCAGATAGTCCCTTATCTTGCAAAAGAACTCAAGATTACTCGGCTCGGGTTAGGCTCGGCAGAGGATGGAGTGCTTGATAACAACGGAAAAACCGTACCTGAGATCACCCCAAAAACTTTTGAATATTTCAAGCGTTATATAAAGGGGTCGGGAAGTACCGATGTTACGGGCGGGATGCTCGGGAAGGTGCAGGAACTTCTGGAACTTAGCAAAACGTCTTGTATTACATCATATATATTCAATGCCAGGAAAGAGGATAATATATATCGGTTCTTAAACGGAGAATCTATGGGAACCACAATCAGTCCGGACAAAAGGGTATGA
- a CDS encoding DUF2240 family protein, translating to MEELKRVVSVPFKKTLATSLSEKDFEYSLAFDLKWFSPKIASKVKEKALEAGFLILKAGVLVPGFDVESIRVPHAFKPSENFLENSDRSGEKVQVKEKISFEQVLEFISADIGISRQKLVSEINFMQDRLSYLVDIRIVALIVAKKFGCDISGIYDRVSRSVLGISY from the coding sequence ATGGAAGAACTTAAACGCGTAGTCTCTGTTCCTTTTAAAAAAACTCTTGCAACTTCTCTCTCGGAAAAGGATTTTGAGTATTCCCTGGCTTTTGACCTGAAATGGTTTTCCCCGAAAATTGCCTCAAAAGTAAAGGAAAAAGCCCTTGAAGCAGGGTTTCTAATACTTAAAGCCGGGGTTCTTGTGCCCGGTTTTGATGTGGAAAGTATCCGGGTTCCACATGCTTTCAAGCCGTCAGAGAATTTTCTTGAAAATTCAGACCGTTCTGGAGAAAAAGTGCAGGTAAAAGAAAAAATTTCCTTTGAGCAGGTTCTGGAATTTATCTCCGCAGACATTGGGATAAGCCGGCAAAAATTGGTTTCCGAGATTAATTTCATGCAGGACCGGCTTTCCTATCTTGTGGATATCCGGATCGTGGCACTTATTGTAGCAAAAAAGTTCGGATGCGATATTTCTGGAATTTATGACAGGGTTTCGAGGTCGGTACTTGGCATATCTTATTAA
- a CDS encoding 30S ribosomal protein S9, protein MVKVVNSSGKHKTATARATVTKGTGKIRINKIPLELYTPELVMMKISEPLLIAGDEVVSGLDINVDVRGGGIIGQANAVRTAVARGIVEWTNDTIIRDNFASYDRNLLVSDSRQKESKNFGGPGARAKYQKSYR, encoded by the coding sequence ATGGTCAAAGTAGTTAATTCATCTGGAAAGCACAAGACTGCAACTGCACGTGCAACAGTCACAAAAGGAACCGGGAAGATCAGGATCAACAAAATTCCGCTCGAGCTATATACTCCAGAGCTTGTAATGATGAAGATCTCAGAACCTCTGCTGATCGCAGGAGATGAAGTGGTCTCTGGACTTGACATTAATGTAGATGTCCGGGGCGGCGGAATTATCGGACAGGCTAATGCGGTAAGGACCGCAGTTGCCAGAGGTATTGTGGAATGGACAAATGACACAATCATCAGAGATAACTTCGCAAGCTATGACCGCAATTTACTTGTAAGCGATTCCAGGCAGAAAGAATCAAAGAACTTCGGTGGGCCCGGAGCAAGGGCTAAATACCAGAAATCTTACAGGTAA
- a CDS encoding mevalonate kinase, with protein sequence MISCSAPGKIYLFGEHAVVYGETAIGCAIELRTRVRVELCDSIIIQSEIGRTGIDFEKHPYISAAIEKMRELVPIDGVHLKVDSEIPVGSGLSSSAAVTIASIGALNKMFGCGLSLEEIAKMGHEIEIQVQGAASPTDTYVSTFGGVVTIPDRRKLKTPDCGIVIGDTGVFASTKELVTNVRKLRESYPHLIEPLMVVIGRISKTAEPFFQAGDYSSIGKLMNVNQGILDALGVNTFELSKLIYSSRGAGAFGAKSTGGGGGGCMVALTAPDKCTQVAEAITGAGGKAIITKPTEQGLRLE encoded by the coding sequence ATGATTTCGTGTTCTGCCCCCGGGAAAATTTATCTTTTCGGAGAACATGCGGTTGTCTACGGAGAAACCGCAATAGGATGTGCAATTGAATTAAGGACCCGTGTGCGGGTGGAATTATGTGACTCTATAATAATTCAGTCGGAAATTGGCCGAACAGGGATTGATTTTGAAAAACATCCTTATATCTCCGCAGCCATTGAGAAAATGAGAGAACTCGTACCAATAGATGGTGTTCATCTGAAAGTTGATTCTGAGATTCCTGTGGGCTCGGGACTCAGTTCATCTGCCGCTGTTACGATTGCAAGTATAGGTGCGCTCAATAAAATGTTTGGCTGTGGCCTCTCTCTCGAAGAAATCGCTAAAATGGGGCATGAAATCGAAATTCAGGTACAAGGAGCCGCAAGTCCTACTGACACTTATGTTTCTACATTCGGAGGGGTTGTGACCATTCCCGATAGGAGAAAGCTGAAGACGCCCGATTGCGGAATTGTTATCGGGGATACAGGAGTTTTCGCTTCTACAAAAGAGCTTGTAACAAATGTGAGAAAACTCCGTGAAAGTTATCCACATCTTATAGAGCCTCTGATGGTTGTCATTGGAAGAATTTCCAAGACCGCAGAACCCTTTTTCCAGGCAGGAGATTACTCTTCAATTGGCAAACTTATGAATGTGAACCAGGGTATTCTGGACGCACTTGGCGTAAATACTTTTGAGCTCTCCAAATTAATATACTCCTCTCGGGGAGCTGGAGCTTTCGGAGCAAAGAGTACAGGAGGTGGAGGTGGGGGATGTATGGTTGCCCTTACAGCACCTGACAAATGTACACAGGTTGCTGAAGCCATTACAGGTGCAGGGGGCAAAGCAATCATAACAAAACCCACGGAACAGGGCTTAAGGTTAGAATGA
- a CDS encoding 50S ribosomal protein L13, translating into MTVIDANGLILGRLASTVAKQLLSGDEEIYIVNAEKAVISGSRATTLKEYRQTRERGATEFGPYFPKRPDRILKRTVRGMLPYKRARGRDAMSRLKVYVGVPAELKDTETITIADADMRLLSSSKYIELGEVSQKMGSKF; encoded by the coding sequence ATGACGGTTATCGATGCAAATGGGCTTATTCTAGGACGTCTTGCAAGTACAGTTGCAAAACAGTTGCTTTCAGGAGACGAAGAAATATATATTGTAAACGCTGAAAAAGCCGTAATTTCTGGCTCAAGGGCGACCACCCTCAAAGAATACCGGCAAACCCGGGAAAGAGGTGCTACGGAATTCGGGCCTTACTTCCCGAAGCGTCCGGACCGCATCCTTAAGAGGACTGTCCGTGGCATGCTACCTTATAAGAGAGCAAGAGGCAGAGACGCAATGTCCAGGCTTAAGGTCTATGTAGGTGTTCCCGCCGAACTCAAGGACACTGAAACAATCACAATTGCAGATGCCGATATGAGGCTTTTAAGCTCAAGTAAATATATTGAACTTGGTGAAGTGAGCCAAAAAATGGGTTCAAAATTTTAA
- a CDS encoding alpha-keto acid decarboxylase family protein — protein MLTVIQYLLDRLKQLGIRDVFGVPGDFAFPINNAICDDKELRWIGCCNELNAAYAADGYARVKGMSALSTTFGVGELSTLCGIAGSYAEYNLVFHIVGMPKIQVQKTHAIVHHSLGAGESSIFMEMATPVVCASTMLTPENCIQEVERVIETALENHRPVYIAIPHNYVNADISSFNAPVRKPVKSDPATLEKVVSIIAGKISNAKQACVMPGFLVDRFGLKDLSMAVINASGLPYVTMALDKSVLDETNPSYLGLYMGKLINPEIREFVESCDCILVIGTILSDVNTGKFTAKLDKSRIINIMPSSAHIGYTDYINVKMLDVLEELTKRLNKRTDINGPFARRPAVPEINAEDPIMADYLYAKYAEFFKPDDIIIADSSSSFYGLLPLLLPKGTKFENQMLWAAIGWATPASFGTALAAPDRRVILITGEGSHQMTAQEISQFYRHGLKPIIFVLNNQGYLIERMLSKKVDYCYNDLAEWQYYKLPDVLGCNDWITRKVTTCRDLDKVMRELDNAKTGAYIEIVTPKLSAPSLMETIHKNL, from the coding sequence ATGCTGACAGTTATTCAATACCTTCTGGATAGATTAAAGCAACTGGGAATAAGGGATGTTTTCGGTGTGCCAGGAGACTTTGCATTTCCAATCAACAACGCCATCTGTGATGATAAAGAGCTTCGCTGGATAGGCTGCTGCAATGAACTGAATGCTGCTTATGCTGCTGACGGTTATGCTCGTGTTAAAGGCATGTCTGCACTGTCTACTACTTTTGGCGTAGGTGAACTTTCCACACTATGTGGTATAGCAGGCTCTTATGCAGAGTATAATCTGGTATTCCATATTGTCGGAATGCCAAAAATACAGGTACAGAAGACTCATGCTATAGTTCATCACTCGCTGGGAGCCGGAGAATCCAGCATATTTATGGAAATGGCTACGCCAGTAGTATGTGCAAGTACGATGCTCACTCCAGAAAACTGTATTCAAGAAGTCGAGCGTGTTATCGAAACAGCCCTGGAGAACCACCGTCCTGTCTACATTGCAATACCTCACAACTATGTGAATGCAGATATTTCATCCTTTAATGCGCCTGTAAGAAAACCTGTAAAAAGCGACCCTGCAACTCTTGAAAAAGTGGTCTCGATTATTGCAGGTAAAATCTCGAATGCAAAGCAAGCCTGTGTTATGCCAGGTTTTCTTGTTGACAGGTTTGGACTCAAGGACCTGTCTATGGCTGTTATTAATGCTTCGGGCTTGCCTTATGTTACTATGGCTCTGGATAAGTCAGTGCTTGACGAGACTAATCCCTCCTACCTGGGATTATACATGGGAAAACTTATCAATCCTGAAATCCGAGAATTCGTGGAATCCTGCGACTGTATCCTTGTTATAGGCACTATCTTATCTGATGTTAACACAGGCAAGTTCACGGCTAAGCTGGATAAGTCCCGAATCATCAATATCATGCCTTCAAGTGCCCATATAGGGTATACCGATTATATCAATGTAAAGATGCTTGATGTACTGGAGGAACTCACCAAAAGGCTTAACAAGCGTACCGACATCAACGGCCCTTTTGCCAGACGTCCAGCTGTTCCAGAGATAAATGCTGAAGATCCGATAATGGCCGACTATTTATACGCGAAGTACGCGGAGTTCTTTAAGCCCGATGACATAATTATAGCTGACTCAAGCTCATCCTTTTATGGGTTACTACCCCTACTTTTACCAAAAGGAACTAAGTTCGAGAACCAGATGCTTTGGGCAGCGATTGGCTGGGCTACTCCCGCTTCCTTTGGCACTGCACTGGCTGCACCTGACAGGCGAGTAATTCTTATTACTGGAGAAGGGTCACACCAGATGACTGCTCAGGAAATCAGCCAATTTTACCGCCATGGTCTAAAGCCTATTATTTTCGTGCTGAATAACCAAGGCTACCTGATAGAAAGAATGCTGTCTAAAAAAGTAGATTACTGCTATAATGACCTTGCAGAGTGGCAATACTATAAGTTACCGGATGTTCTCGGCTGCAATGATTGGATTACGAGAAAGGTTACTACCTGCAGGGACCTTGATAAGGTCATGAGAGAGCTAGATAATGCTAAAACGGGCGCATACATCGAAATAGTTACACCGAAATTATCGGCTCCCTCGCTTATGGAAACAATTCACAAAAACTTGTAA
- a CDS encoding MEMO1 family protein — MRQPAVAGQFYPLRPENLEKELKQCFEGLDIRERNILGAVCPHAGYVYSGRVAAHVYAALPKADTYVLFGPSHTGYGSPVSVSTDTWKTPLGTLEVDRELAEGLAGSIVDVDELGHRYEHSIEVQLPFLQYRFDQNFRILPICLGMQDEETAIEVGTLIANLVSKSGKKVAFIASSDFTHYQPANLARETDNEIIEAILNLDVPGIYERLYRRNASVCGYGPISAMLTASKKLGATRAELLKYSNSGEVSGDMNAVVGYAAIIVE; from the coding sequence ATGAGACAGCCAGCAGTTGCAGGGCAGTTCTATCCCCTGCGTCCTGAAAATCTGGAGAAAGAACTTAAGCAATGTTTTGAAGGTCTGGATATCCGGGAAAGAAATATCCTGGGAGCGGTTTGCCCGCATGCAGGATATGTATATTCAGGAAGAGTTGCTGCACACGTTTATGCAGCTCTTCCCAAAGCCGATACATATGTCCTTTTTGGTCCTAGTCATACGGGATATGGTTCACCGGTGTCAGTATCCACGGATACCTGGAAAACTCCCCTGGGAACTCTCGAAGTTGATCGAGAACTTGCCGAAGGACTAGCGGGAAGTATTGTTGATGTGGATGAGCTTGGACACCGATACGAGCATTCGATCGAAGTTCAGCTTCCTTTTCTTCAATACCGCTTTGATCAGAATTTCAGGATTCTTCCTATTTGCCTGGGTATGCAGGATGAAGAGACCGCAATTGAGGTGGGGACCCTTATTGCCAACCTTGTTTCAAAAAGTGGGAAAAAAGTCGCCTTCATCGCATCCAGCGATTTTACTCATTACCAGCCTGCAAACCTTGCAAGGGAAACGGATAACGAAATTATAGAAGCTATCCTTAATCTGGATGTTCCAGGAATCTATGAAAGGCTTTATAGAAGAAATGCATCCGTATGTGGATATGGACCTATTTCTGCGATGCTAACAGCCTCAAAGAAGCTTGGTGCAACTCGGGCTGAACTGCTTAAATATTCAAATAGTGGTGAGGTTTCCGGAGATATGAACGCAGTTGTAGGATATGCCGCAATTATTGTGGAGTAA